One Tomitella gaofuii DNA segment encodes these proteins:
- a CDS encoding DUF1906 domain-containing protein, whose translation MELSRRDALRTLATGATAAGLAIIAAPAARAEGLGTLIDYSAGVPSARSIRAAGYKGAIRYCSDARADWMAGKPMARSEAEALQDAGLEVVSCYQYGKGDTSDWLGGHEAGIHHATRGLELHRAAGGPDGAPLYMSIDSNPTRAQFDAQVLPFLQGCESVLGHGRTGVYCNAPTIDWALAAGVGAYFWQHDWGSEGRIHDAAHLHQRAIDSDTVDGIGIDLNTIRTSDYGQWSAHGQSAPSVRSAGVTQQAAGAEGAPSEQILDGISQSAGDPGALIDRVTGLADRAIGLAGRIAARIG comes from the coding sequence GTGGAACTGTCTCGTCGCGATGCGCTGCGCACGCTCGCCACCGGCGCCACCGCCGCGGGCCTGGCGATCATCGCGGCCCCCGCCGCCCGCGCCGAAGGGCTGGGCACCCTCATCGACTATTCCGCGGGCGTCCCGTCCGCCCGGTCCATCCGCGCGGCCGGCTACAAGGGAGCCATCCGCTACTGCTCGGACGCACGGGCCGATTGGATGGCAGGCAAGCCCATGGCCCGCAGCGAGGCCGAGGCACTGCAGGACGCGGGGCTCGAGGTCGTCTCCTGTTACCAGTACGGAAAAGGCGACACCTCCGACTGGCTCGGCGGGCACGAAGCGGGCATCCACCACGCGACGCGGGGACTCGAACTGCACCGCGCGGCCGGCGGCCCCGACGGCGCCCCCCTCTACATGTCCATCGACTCGAACCCCACGCGCGCACAGTTCGACGCCCAGGTGCTGCCGTTCCTCCAAGGCTGCGAAAGCGTACTCGGCCATGGCCGCACCGGCGTCTACTGCAACGCGCCCACCATCGACTGGGCGCTCGCCGCCGGCGTGGGCGCATACTTCTGGCAGCACGACTGGGGAAGCGAAGGCCGCATCCACGACGCCGCGCATCTGCACCAACGCGCCATCGACTCCGACACCGTGGACGGAATCGGGATCGACCTCAACACGATCCGCACAAGCGACTACGGCCAATGGTCCGCTCACGGCCAGTCCGCGCCATCCGTCCGGAGCGCCGGCGTCACGCAGCAGGCCGCAGGAGCCGAAGGCGCCCCATCCGAGCAGATCCTCGACGGCATCTCGCAGTCCGCAGGTGATCCGGGCGCGCTGATCGACCGTGTCACCGGCCTCGCCGACAGAGCGATCGGGCTCGCCGGTAGAATCGCCGCCCGCATCGGCTGA
- a CDS encoding CobW family GTP-binding protein gives MIAAPVPVVVLAGFLGAGKTTLLNHLLSNEIGVRLGVIVNDFGAVGIDALLVAGQVDGVVDLGNGCVCCAVDGEELETALTRIARTPRGVDAIVIEASGLAEPRSLIRMVVGSASRAFRYGGLVEVVDASSFPDTRRRHPELDAHVRLADLVVIGKTDQVSPAELATVRGTVAALCGPVPVIEAAHGRLDPALLFDERGAVAAPDRPRQLTLDDLLRDAAHEGEEAGSATPHPHSEYDTVSYVHDGPLHPRRLAALLEDALAGLYRTKGVVALADPQDCGSFEIQTVGRYIHARRRSNGAAGTPRRDADDASAPRTRLVAIGTGIDEQALVAALDACRILPDEPSDEQAMLSILRYLD, from the coding sequence GTGATCGCGGCGCCCGTACCGGTCGTCGTGTTGGCAGGATTCCTCGGCGCCGGCAAGACGACACTGCTCAATCATCTGCTGTCGAACGAGATCGGGGTGCGTCTCGGCGTCATCGTCAACGATTTCGGCGCCGTCGGGATCGACGCGTTGCTCGTGGCCGGGCAGGTCGACGGGGTGGTCGATCTCGGGAACGGATGCGTGTGCTGCGCGGTGGACGGAGAGGAACTCGAAACCGCCCTCACCCGCATCGCCCGCACGCCCCGGGGTGTCGATGCGATCGTGATCGAGGCCAGCGGTCTCGCGGAACCGCGGAGCCTCATCCGCATGGTCGTCGGCAGCGCGTCGCGCGCCTTCCGGTACGGCGGGCTGGTCGAGGTGGTCGACGCCTCCTCCTTCCCCGACACCCGCAGGCGGCACCCGGAGCTCGACGCCCATGTGCGGCTGGCCGATCTCGTCGTCATCGGAAAGACCGATCAGGTCTCCCCCGCCGAGCTCGCCACGGTCCGCGGGACGGTCGCGGCGCTGTGCGGTCCGGTCCCCGTCATCGAGGCGGCCCACGGCCGCCTCGATCCGGCGCTGCTGTTCGACGAACGCGGAGCCGTCGCGGCGCCGGACCGGCCCCGCCAGCTGACGCTCGACGACCTGTTGCGCGACGCGGCACACGAGGGCGAGGAAGCCGGCTCCGCCACCCCGCATCCGCACTCCGAGTACGACACCGTCTCCTACGTCCACGACGGACCGCTGCACCCGCGGCGGCTGGCCGCGCTGCTCGAGGACGCTCTGGCGGGCCTGTACCGGACCAAAGGCGTAGTGGCCCTCGCGGACCCGCAGGACTGCGGTTCTTTCGAGATTCAGACCGTCGGCCGGTACATCCACGCCCGACGGCGCTCCAACGGGGCCGCGGGAACACCCCGCCGCGACGCCGACGACGCGTCCGCTCCCCGCACACGCCTCGTCGCGATCGGCACGGGCATCGACGAACAGGCACTCGTCGCGGCGCTGGATGCGTGCCGGATCCTGCCGGACGAGCCGTCGGACGAACAGGCGATGCTGTCGATACTGCGTTATCTCGATTGA
- a CDS encoding tellurite resistance/C4-dicarboxylate transporter family protein, translating into MPTSTDASPDPDLAPRDLWRGAFAFVMATGIVSTAILNSGAHIAAAVLFAIANVTYFTLAVRVLFRWEHHRAAGDGGFMTLTFVAASGVLGAHYAFLELRIATLVFVVISIASWVVLGYTVTARAVAAAATAKRASFADELAQVDGTWFLWVVSTQSVAVVCGAYATHFGSHGLATFAALCWSVGVVKFGLIASLEFSRLTLHRLAPRETVAPYWIFMGSAAITVLAGAQILGLSSEQSLLEPGVVATVSMVLWSFATWLVPLLIVLFVWQLSRRPGVPRFRTAWWSMVFPIGMYGEASRQLGTIHGTGWLTGVGRWEAWAALAVWAVTCTVLLTQLASAHRAARSRTMHS; encoded by the coding sequence GTGCCGACGTCGACAGATGCCTCCCCGGACCCCGACCTCGCCCCGCGGGATCTCTGGCGCGGGGCCTTCGCCTTCGTGATGGCCACGGGCATCGTCTCCACGGCGATACTCAACTCCGGCGCACACATCGCCGCGGCCGTGCTGTTCGCCATCGCGAATGTGACGTACTTCACCCTTGCGGTGCGGGTGCTGTTCCGCTGGGAGCACCACCGCGCGGCCGGCGACGGCGGCTTCATGACGCTGACCTTCGTGGCGGCGTCGGGTGTGCTCGGGGCCCACTACGCCTTCCTCGAGCTTCGGATCGCCACGCTGGTGTTCGTCGTGATCTCCATAGCCTCGTGGGTGGTCCTCGGCTACACCGTCACCGCACGCGCCGTCGCCGCGGCGGCCACGGCGAAACGCGCCTCCTTCGCCGACGAGCTGGCGCAAGTCGACGGCACCTGGTTCCTCTGGGTCGTGTCGACGCAGTCCGTCGCCGTGGTCTGCGGCGCGTACGCCACCCATTTCGGCTCCCACGGCCTGGCGACGTTCGCCGCACTGTGCTGGTCGGTGGGCGTGGTGAAGTTCGGGCTCATCGCGTCGCTCGAGTTCTCCCGCCTGACGCTGCACCGCCTCGCACCCCGGGAGACGGTGGCACCCTACTGGATCTTCATGGGCTCGGCGGCGATCACGGTGCTCGCCGGTGCGCAGATCCTGGGGCTGAGTTCGGAGCAGTCCCTCCTGGAACCGGGCGTGGTCGCGACCGTCTCCATGGTCCTGTGGTCCTTCGCCACATGGCTTGTCCCGCTTCTCATCGTGCTGTTCGTCTGGCAGCTGTCGCGGCGCCCCGGCGTGCCCCGTTTTCGGACGGCATGGTGGTCGATGGTGTTTCCGATCGGCATGTACGGGGAGGCCAGCAGGCAGCTCGGCACCATCCACGGCACCGGCTGGCTCACCGGCGTCGGTCGATGGGAAGCGTGGGCGGCGCTCGCCGTGTGGGCTGTGACGTGCACTGTACTGCTCACCCAGCTGGCCTCCGCCCACCGTGCGGCACGATCACGCACAATGCACTCGTGA
- a CDS encoding lytic transglycosylase domain-containing protein: protein MPSTRDHAQFRRTARALVPTAVLAMSFTTAVIPASAGPLHATSPAAPAPDTAAPAVASPAPGGAADVAAGSTAPAGSVESPVPHAPPGLPRPAGLSTDVAHGGMPDINFAAYSHAAEVLAEDMPRCGIDWSLIAGIGRVESTHADHGATDAQGTLIDPIYGPRLDGSLGGNQVITDTDGGRLDGDAAYDRAVGPTQFIPSTWAQYAADGNGDGVADPQNLYDSALTTGRYLCDGGLDLRNPGDVMTAILRYNQSTVYAGKVLGFAHDYGRM, encoded by the coding sequence GTGCCCAGCACCCGAGACCACGCCCAGTTCCGGCGTACCGCCCGCGCGCTCGTCCCCACCGCGGTACTCGCGATGTCGTTCACCACGGCCGTCATCCCCGCGTCCGCAGGGCCACTGCACGCAACCTCGCCCGCAGCCCCCGCGCCCGACACGGCCGCACCCGCCGTCGCGTCGCCGGCACCGGGCGGCGCCGCTGACGTGGCCGCAGGGTCCACAGCGCCCGCAGGTTCCGTCGAATCGCCCGTTCCGCATGCTCCCCCCGGTCTGCCACGTCCGGCCGGCCTGTCCACCGACGTCGCGCACGGCGGGATGCCCGACATCAACTTCGCGGCGTACTCGCATGCCGCAGAGGTCCTCGCCGAGGACATGCCCCGGTGCGGCATCGACTGGTCTCTCATCGCGGGCATCGGACGCGTCGAATCGACGCACGCGGATCACGGCGCCACCGACGCGCAGGGGACGCTCATCGACCCCATCTACGGACCGCGTCTCGATGGCAGCCTCGGCGGCAATCAGGTGATCACGGACACCGACGGGGGCCGTCTCGACGGCGATGCCGCCTACGATCGGGCCGTGGGGCCGACGCAGTTCATCCCCTCCACGTGGGCGCAATACGCCGCGGACGGCAATGGCGACGGCGTCGCAGACCCGCAGAACCTCTACGACTCCGCCCTGACGACCGGCCGCTACCTGTGCGACGGGGGACTCGACCTGCGCAACCCCGGCGACGTCATGACCGCGATCCTGCGCTACAACCAGTCGACCGTCTATGCGGGCAAGGTTCTCGGATTCGCGCACGACTACGGGCGGATGTGA
- a CDS encoding acyl-CoA dehydrogenase family protein: protein MDFSYTDEQKMLAAAASDLFEKAYDPESRRETVATGLGWSKDVWAQCAEMGLLGLPFAEEDGGMGAGPIEVMAVMTEVGRRLVPEPILDVVVVAGGVIARQGSAEQRAELLAGITAGERLVVLAHHEPGTRWPVRAVTTSARQDGGRWTVTGVKNPVPHGDCADSAIVSAALPDGGTGLFLVQADAQGVERAGYATHDGLRAGQWILDSAEARPLGEPVDCDGVIRDAEVRAQAGLAAEAVGAMDEALRLTSDYLRTRRQFGVPLATFQTLTQRAADMYVLVELARSMSMYASMSLADGDADPVIASRVQLQICESARVVGQEAIQLHGGIGVTDEYPVGHYASRLLAIEHTLGGREEHLRVLVDGVRDHGVVEL from the coding sequence GTGGATTTTTCCTACACCGATGAGCAGAAGATGCTCGCTGCAGCGGCATCGGACCTGTTCGAGAAGGCCTACGATCCCGAATCCCGCCGCGAGACCGTGGCCACCGGCCTGGGGTGGAGCAAGGACGTGTGGGCGCAGTGCGCCGAGATGGGGTTGCTCGGATTGCCGTTCGCCGAGGAGGACGGCGGTATGGGGGCAGGCCCCATCGAGGTGATGGCGGTGATGACGGAGGTGGGGCGCCGGCTGGTGCCGGAGCCGATCCTCGATGTGGTCGTGGTCGCGGGCGGTGTGATCGCCCGGCAGGGCTCGGCGGAACAGCGGGCGGAGCTGCTGGCCGGGATCACCGCCGGCGAACGGCTGGTGGTGCTGGCACACCACGAGCCGGGAACCCGGTGGCCGGTGCGCGCGGTGACGACGTCGGCCCGGCAGGACGGCGGCCGCTGGACGGTGACGGGCGTGAAGAATCCCGTCCCCCATGGGGATTGCGCCGACTCGGCGATCGTGAGCGCCGCCTTGCCGGACGGTGGTACGGGGCTCTTCCTGGTGCAGGCCGACGCGCAAGGCGTCGAACGCGCCGGGTACGCCACGCACGACGGTCTGCGCGCCGGCCAGTGGATTCTGGACTCGGCGGAGGCGCGGCCGTTGGGCGAACCGGTCGATTGCGACGGCGTGATCCGGGACGCCGAGGTGCGTGCGCAAGCGGGGCTGGCAGCGGAAGCCGTGGGCGCGATGGACGAGGCGCTGCGCTTGACCAGCGACTATCTCAGGACACGGCGCCAGTTCGGTGTGCCGCTGGCGACGTTCCAGACTCTCACGCAGCGGGCCGCGGACATGTACGTGCTCGTGGAGCTGGCACGCAGCATGAGCATGTACGCGTCGATGTCGCTGGCCGACGGCGATGCGGACCCCGTGATCGCCTCACGGGTGCAGCTGCAGATCTGCGAATCTGCGCGGGTCGTCGGGCAGGAGGCTATCCAATTGCACGGCGGGATCGGCGTCACCGACGAGTACCCGGTGGGGCACTACGCCAGCCGGTTGCTGGCGATCGAACACACGCTCGGCGGCCGTGAGGAACACCTGCGCGTGCTCGTCGACGGTGTGCGGGACCACGGGGTGGTCGAGCTGTAG
- a CDS encoding GNAT family N-acetyltransferase, producing MAHRILHNTDLERFEIYVGEEVGAYADYVDVGETRNFDHTVTKGRFEGQGLASALIEHALDTTRSEGKRVVTSCSFVLGFIEAHPQYNDLVA from the coding sequence GTGGCACACAGAATATTGCACAACACGGACCTCGAACGCTTCGAGATCTATGTGGGCGAGGAGGTCGGCGCCTACGCCGACTACGTCGATGTGGGTGAAACCCGCAACTTCGACCACACCGTCACGAAAGGCCGTTTCGAGGGGCAGGGTCTCGCATCCGCGCTGATCGAGCACGCGCTCGACACGACCAGGTCGGAAGGCAAGCGCGTCGTCACGTCCTGCAGCTTCGTGCTCGGGTTCATCGAGGCGCATCCCCAATACAACGACCTCGTCGCCTGA
- a CDS encoding DUF4232 domain-containing protein has protein sequence MRRPARHSAPAGTAPRTAWRAARERGIQVCPHRPGRRRRGCIRALGVGALALAAAATLTGCESAITDPSAQETTVPSLQARATPPSRAERTPQAIPTPVTTPSAAPTPASPPPAVPPASPPAGPSSAAPAPACPADALDVGFGRVGGAAGSIILTLVFTNTSSGPCTLFGYPGVSYVGADGVTQVGSAAVRSPRPEQTVLLKPGQSASSQVRAANVQNYPVEECEPTPVSGLRVYPPGDTGSVVLPHATTGCATTSPRVTQLDVTPVVPGTGD, from the coding sequence ATGAGGAGACCGGCGCGGCACTCGGCCCCCGCGGGCACCGCCCCGCGGACGGCATGGCGTGCCGCGCGCGAGCGCGGCATCCAGGTATGCCCGCACCGTCCGGGCCGCCGGCGCCGCGGGTGCATCCGGGCGCTCGGCGTAGGAGCACTGGCCCTCGCGGCGGCCGCCACCCTCACCGGCTGCGAAAGCGCGATCACCGATCCTTCCGCGCAGGAGACGACGGTCCCGTCGCTGCAGGCGCGGGCCACGCCGCCCAGCCGGGCCGAGCGGACCCCGCAGGCCATCCCCACCCCCGTCACCACGCCGTCCGCAGCGCCGACACCCGCATCGCCTCCGCCTGCAGTGCCGCCCGCATCGCCGCCCGCCGGCCCGTCCTCCGCGGCGCCGGCCCCGGCCTGCCCGGCCGATGCACTGGACGTGGGATTCGGGCGCGTCGGCGGCGCCGCGGGTTCGATCATCCTCACGCTGGTGTTCACCAACACCTCCTCCGGGCCGTGCACGTTGTTCGGTTACCCGGGCGTCTCCTATGTCGGTGCGGACGGCGTGACGCAGGTGGGATCCGCCGCCGTGCGCTCGCCACGCCCGGAGCAGACCGTTCTTCTGAAGCCGGGACAGAGCGCCTCCTCCCAGGTGCGCGCGGCCAACGTGCAGAACTATCCGGTCGAGGAATGCGAGCCGACTCCTGTGTCCGGACTACGGGTCTACCCGCCGGGGGACACCGGTTCGGTGGTCCTCCCGCACGCGACCACCGGCTGCGCGACGACGTCCCCCCGCGTGACGCAACTCGACGTGACCCCCGTGGTTCCGGGCACCGGAGACTGA
- a CDS encoding DUF309 domain-containing protein, with protein MTRHDPEQRSSPHDGDTPRRSRARDDRGRAQNDRPRDALGRPLPHGAVGVPRQPEGIVRTPGQTLELGQELLDRHRPFHAHDVFEDHWKQSTGPDRPLWRGLAQLAVGITHAARGNPAGAAAVLDRAAVTIAPFAAAPPYGIDVPGIRVWCADCSTRLGSVGIPHRPVWIAPPRLRGDAEGLGAGREEQP; from the coding sequence GTGACCCGCCACGACCCCGAGCAGCGCAGTTCCCCGCACGACGGCGATACGCCGCGTCGGTCACGTGCACGTGACGACCGCGGACGCGCCCAGAACGACCGCCCCCGCGACGCCCTCGGCCGGCCGCTCCCCCACGGCGCGGTCGGCGTCCCCCGCCAGCCGGAAGGCATCGTCCGCACTCCGGGCCAGACATTGGAACTGGGCCAGGAGCTGCTGGACCGCCACCGGCCGTTCCACGCGCACGATGTGTTCGAAGACCATTGGAAACAATCGACGGGCCCCGACAGGCCGCTGTGGCGCGGCCTCGCGCAGCTCGCCGTCGGGATCACGCATGCGGCCCGCGGGAATCCGGCCGGGGCCGCGGCGGTGCTGGATCGGGCAGCCGTCACGATCGCCCCCTTCGCGGCGGCGCCGCCGTACGGCATCGACGTGCCCGGGATCCGGGTCTGGTGCGCCGACTGTTCGACGCGACTCGGCAGTGTCGGCATCCCGCACCGGCCAGTGTGGATCGCGCCGCCGCGGCTGCGCGGTGATGCCGAGGGACTCGGTGCCGGCCGAGAGGAGCAGCCGTGA
- a CDS encoding acyl-CoA dehydrogenase family protein has product MQLALSEEDRAFQQEMRDFFTTNIPAELRLRPDAGEEADPEVMRRTQRILNEAGLAVPGWPVEWGGRDWTDVRKHIWLTEMQLASVPEPLAFNCVMVGPVIAEFGSEEQKKRFLPATANLDIWWCQGFSEPEAGSDLASLKTRAVRDGDSYIVNGQKTWTTLGQHADWIFCLVRTDPDAPKKQAGISFLLIDMKTPGITVRPIKLIDGGHEVNEIFFEDVRVPAENLVGEENAGWSYAKFLLGNERVNVTRLGASKVRVALAKEHAAALRVGDGTLLDEPQYAARFARLENELVALELTQMRVAADSADGRPNPASSLLKLRGSQLQQAATELLMDVAGFDALPFRATADVQTPQWAQAATPTYLNYRKVSIYSGSNEVQRTIIAKSILGL; this is encoded by the coding sequence ATGCAGTTGGCATTGTCGGAGGAGGACCGCGCATTCCAGCAGGAGATGCGCGACTTCTTCACCACGAACATTCCCGCGGAGCTGCGCCTCCGGCCCGATGCGGGCGAGGAGGCGGATCCGGAGGTGATGCGCCGCACCCAACGGATCCTCAACGAGGCCGGACTCGCGGTGCCGGGCTGGCCGGTGGAGTGGGGCGGCCGCGACTGGACGGATGTGCGCAAGCACATCTGGCTCACCGAGATGCAGCTGGCATCGGTGCCGGAGCCGCTCGCGTTCAACTGCGTGATGGTGGGCCCGGTGATCGCCGAGTTCGGTTCGGAAGAGCAGAAAAAGCGTTTCCTGCCCGCCACGGCCAACCTGGACATCTGGTGGTGCCAAGGATTCTCCGAGCCGGAGGCCGGCTCGGACCTCGCCTCACTCAAGACGCGCGCCGTCCGTGACGGCGATTCCTACATCGTCAACGGGCAGAAGACCTGGACGACGCTCGGCCAGCATGCGGACTGGATCTTCTGCCTGGTGCGTACGGACCCGGACGCACCGAAGAAACAGGCGGGCATCTCCTTCCTGCTGATCGACATGAAAACGCCGGGGATCACAGTCCGGCCGATCAAGCTGATCGACGGCGGCCACGAGGTCAATGAAATCTTCTTCGAGGACGTGCGCGTGCCCGCGGAGAACCTCGTGGGGGAAGAGAACGCGGGGTGGAGCTACGCCAAGTTCCTGCTGGGCAACGAGCGCGTGAACGTCACCCGGCTCGGCGCCTCCAAGGTGCGCGTGGCGCTGGCGAAGGAGCATGCCGCTGCCCTGCGCGTGGGCGACGGCACGCTGCTGGACGAGCCGCAGTACGCGGCGCGCTTCGCACGTCTCGAGAACGAGCTCGTCGCGTTGGAGTTGACGCAGATGCGGGTGGCGGCGGATTCGGCGGATGGCCGGCCCAATCCCGCCTCGTCGCTGCTCAAACTGCGCGGTTCCCAGCTGCAGCAGGCTGCGACCGAGCTTCTGATGGACGTGGCGGGATTCGATGCGCTGCCCTTCCGTGCGACGGCGGACGTGCAGACCCCGCAGTGGGCGCAGGCGGCGACGCCGACCTACCTGAACTACCGCAAGGTGTCGATCTACAGCGGATCCAACGAGGTCCAGCGGACGATCATCGCCAAGTCGATCCTGGGATTGTGA
- a CDS encoding carboxylesterase/lipase family protein has translation MIDGSAGRRAGTPAWRGRGTGERGTLVVIPPCGAVRGYSDVRAHEVGTRQLHAERAREVFAWRGIPFAEPPVGPLRFRAPVPARRWSGVRDCAEFGPVCPQAEGMPIEAELVRDEDCLNLNVWAPRPERTLRPVLVWIHGGAYFLGAGSQGIYHGRRLVAEGDAVVVTFNYRLGVLGFVAMEAMSGGAGTFESNVGLRDQIAVLEWVRDNISAFGGDPDNVTLFGESSGGGAVTTLMTVPRAAGLFHRAIAQSSPATSVYGMQRAASVAGRLLRILDVPADRADALRTMPATALAAASGRLSAEVSGSDPGTLAMAPVVDGDLVPRYPVAAFQKGVAHRVPLIIGTNRDEASIFRLLRMQMMPVTPQSVYQMLAGVLAANPDVAPERVAAIMSGYRELPRTRGAVAVSQDAAFRMPAVWIAEAHSRHAPTWLYRFDHASPMLRAARVGAGHATEVPYVFGTFGAMRRDPTFALGGRRTAERVADRMRSRWLTFARTGRPDGEDGAEPWAGYDERGRRTLVIDRRDEVVVDVDRRARSLWGSRVLGFP, from the coding sequence ATGATCGACGGGTCCGCAGGCCGCCGCGCAGGAACGCCGGCGTGGCGGGGGCGGGGAACGGGGGAGCGCGGGACGCTGGTGGTGATCCCGCCGTGCGGCGCGGTGCGCGGGTATTCCGACGTGCGGGCGCACGAAGTCGGCACGAGGCAGTTGCACGCGGAGCGTGCGCGGGAGGTCTTCGCCTGGCGAGGGATCCCTTTCGCGGAACCGCCGGTGGGTCCGCTGCGGTTTCGGGCGCCCGTCCCCGCACGCAGGTGGAGCGGGGTGCGCGATTGCGCTGAGTTCGGTCCCGTCTGCCCGCAGGCCGAGGGCATGCCCATCGAGGCCGAGCTGGTCCGTGACGAGGACTGCCTCAACCTCAACGTGTGGGCGCCGCGCCCGGAGCGGACGCTGCGCCCCGTGCTCGTGTGGATCCACGGCGGCGCGTATTTCCTGGGCGCGGGTTCCCAGGGGATCTACCACGGGCGCAGGCTGGTCGCGGAGGGCGACGCGGTGGTGGTGACGTTCAACTACCGCCTCGGCGTCCTGGGGTTCGTGGCCATGGAAGCCATGTCCGGCGGCGCAGGGACGTTCGAATCCAATGTGGGTCTGCGCGACCAGATCGCGGTCCTGGAGTGGGTGCGGGACAACATCAGCGCGTTCGGCGGCGACCCGGACAACGTGACGCTGTTCGGCGAGTCCTCAGGCGGGGGAGCGGTGACGACGCTGATGACGGTGCCGCGCGCGGCGGGGCTGTTCCACCGCGCGATCGCGCAGAGCTCGCCGGCCACTTCCGTGTACGGCATGCAGCGGGCGGCGTCGGTGGCCGGTCGACTGCTGCGCATTCTGGACGTGCCGGCCGATCGTGCGGACGCGCTGCGGACGATGCCCGCCACCGCGCTCGCGGCGGCGAGCGGCCGACTGTCCGCGGAGGTGTCCGGATCGGATCCCGGCACCCTCGCCATGGCCCCTGTCGTGGATGGTGACTTGGTTCCGCGGTATCCGGTGGCCGCGTTTCAGAAGGGCGTGGCGCACAGGGTGCCGTTGATCATCGGGACCAACCGCGACGAGGCGTCGATATTCCGGCTGCTGCGCATGCAGATGATGCCGGTGACGCCGCAGTCGGTGTATCAGATGCTGGCGGGGGTGCTCGCCGCCAATCCGGACGTCGCGCCCGAGCGGGTGGCGGCGATCATGTCCGGATACCGGGAACTGCCCCGGACGCGCGGCGCGGTGGCGGTGTCGCAGGACGCCGCCTTCCGGATGCCCGCCGTGTGGATCGCGGAGGCGCACAGTCGGCACGCGCCGACGTGGCTGTACCGGTTCGACCACGCTTCGCCGATGCTGCGCGCGGCCCGCGTGGGCGCGGGTCATGCCACGGAGGTTCCGTACGTCTTCGGCACGTTCGGGGCGATGCGGCGCGATCCGACCTTCGCATTGGGCGGTCGGCGCACGGCGGAACGCGTGGCGGACAGGATGCGGTCGCGGTGGCTGACGTTCGCGCGCACGGGAAGGCCCGACGGTGAGGACGGTGCCGAACCGTGGGCCGGTTACGACGAGCGCGGGCGCCGGACACTGGTGATCGATCGCCGGGACGAGGTGGTGGTGGATGTGGACAGGAGGGCGCGCTCGCTGTGGGGAAGCAGAGTGCTGGGGTTCCCCTGA
- a CDS encoding uracil-DNA glycosylase, with product MDVPELLPHPLAGGAFPSPVPPGTGWPDDPADSSTPVAETPGEVGSLAAGAADLHTLDARISVCRACPRLVSWREEAAVIKRKSFADQPYWGRPVPGFGDESPEILVVGLAPAANGSNRTSRMFTGDRAGDWLYAALYRAGLAAIPTSTHVGDGQRLHRVRIMSAVRCAPPGNKPTTAERDACAPWMAAELRQVLPTVHVVVALGGYGWDAVLRLLRDAGVRISRPKPRFGHGARTAVETSDGRRIIVLGCFHPSQQNTFTGRLTENMLDDLFAEARALCAPE from the coding sequence GTGGACGTTCCGGAGTTGCTGCCCCACCCGCTCGCGGGCGGGGCCTTTCCCTCCCCGGTCCCGCCCGGCACCGGGTGGCCGGACGATCCGGCCGATTCGTCGACCCCCGTCGCGGAGACCCCCGGGGAGGTCGGGTCGCTCGCCGCGGGTGCGGCGGACCTCCACACGCTCGACGCGCGGATCTCGGTGTGCCGGGCCTGCCCGCGGCTCGTCTCCTGGCGCGAAGAGGCGGCGGTGATCAAGCGCAAGTCGTTCGCCGATCAGCCCTATTGGGGCCGCCCGGTGCCGGGATTCGGCGACGAGTCCCCGGAGATCCTGGTGGTGGGGCTGGCGCCGGCGGCGAACGGCTCCAACCGCACCTCACGGATGTTCACCGGCGACCGCGCCGGCGACTGGCTCTACGCGGCGCTGTACCGGGCGGGCCTCGCCGCTATACCGACGAGCACGCACGTGGGGGACGGTCAGCGTCTGCACCGCGTGCGGATCATGTCCGCGGTGCGTTGTGCGCCGCCCGGCAACAAACCCACGACCGCCGAGCGCGACGCCTGCGCGCCCTGGATGGCGGCCGAGCTGAGGCAGGTCCTGCCGACGGTGCACGTCGTGGTGGCGCTCGGAGGCTACGGGTGGGACGCCGTGCTGAGACTGCTGCGCGACGCCGGAGTGCGCATATCCAGGCCCAAGCCGCGGTTCGGGCACGGTGCGCGGACCGCGGTGGAGACGTCCGACGGCCGCCGCATCATCGTGCTCGGCTGCTTCCACCCCAGCCAGCAGAACACCTTCACGGGCAGATTGACGGAGAACATGCTCGACGATCTCTTCGCGGAGGCGCGCGCGCTGTGTGCGCCGGAATAG